TGATCCTTTCATTCATCAGCATGACCGAAAATACAAGGAGGAGATCTGGCGTGATGTCCGTTATATTAGTGAAGACGATAAGATCTACATAGGAGGATTACCATACAAAGTGCTTTATGTTCCTGGTCATAGCCAGACGGATGTCCTTCTCATGAATGAACAGGAAGGGATTACTTTTGTAGGTGACCATATTATCCCTGAGCTAGCCGTTAATGCATTTATTGAACCCCCTGTTCCGGGAGCGATTCATCGACCATTCCCCTTAATCCAGTATAGAGAATCTCTTCGAAAATCCCGGGAAAAACGGCTTGGAAAATGTTTTTCAGGACATGGGAAACCTTTTTCAAAGCATATTGAGCTTATTGATAAAAGGTTAGCGCAACAAGATGCACGCTGCATGCAAATACGAGGGATTTTAGCGGATGGAGCCAAAAGTGTTTTTGAGATAAGCCAGGGTGTCTACCCACATCTGAAAGGGGCTATCGTCTTTTTGGGACTTTCACAAATTCAGGGACATCTTGATTTA
The nucleotide sequence above comes from Mesobacillus jeotgali. Encoded proteins:
- a CDS encoding MBL fold metallo-hydrolase; its protein translation is MVVYAVLGETATLIDTGNPGEKSFYQLKSLLKEHKLKLTDFDHMIVTHMHTDHAGGVGMIQQEAGLPVYVHKLAEPVITGGESEFHRTNEFFNKFIKQCGADPFIHQHDRKYKEEIWRDVRYISEDDKIYIGGLPYKVLYVPGHSQTDVLLMNEQEGITFVGDHIIPELAVNAFIEPPVPGAIHRPFPLIQYRESLRKSREKRLGKCFSGHGKPFSKHIELIDKRLAQQDARCMQIRGILADGAKSVFEISQGVYPHLKGAIVFLGLSQIQGHLDLMEARNEVMKKEHDSINYYGLI